A stretch of the Streptomyces ortus genome encodes the following:
- a CDS encoding phage tail protein, which yields MSGDIMVNITRAADLALVGANGGGFVAPVGTVRPASPLAQPVAPWEPLGAISDDGLTYGFDEDSQEFTPWGLTSPFRTQITKSVRTFGLTVWETSRVAVQSLQYRLGAADLEPNGDGLTEYAETASPVPDRRAFWFIVIDGDAYKGFYVPQGEINDRSDVTFKQDEMSGYEWTITTYPDANGNTVYHCDKLPVTPAYTGS from the coding sequence ATGTCTGGAGACATCATGGTCAACATCACCCGCGCCGCGGATCTCGCTCTGGTGGGTGCGAACGGCGGCGGTTTCGTGGCTCCGGTGGGCACGGTCCGTCCCGCGTCGCCGCTGGCTCAGCCGGTCGCTCCTTGGGAGCCGCTGGGCGCCATCTCCGACGACGGCCTGACCTACGGTTTCGACGAGGACTCACAGGAGTTCACCCCGTGGGGGCTGACCTCTCCGTTCCGCACGCAAATCACCAAGTCGGTGCGGACGTTCGGGCTGACGGTGTGGGAGACGTCGCGGGTCGCCGTGCAGTCGCTGCAGTACCGGCTGGGTGCGGCGGACCTGGAGCCGAACGGCGACGGCCTGACCGAGTACGCGGAGACCGCGAGCCCGGTGCCGGACCGGCGCGCGTTCTGGTTCATCGTCATCGACGGCGACGCCTACAAGGGCTTCTACGTCCCCCAGGGCGAGATCAACGACCGCTCGGACGTCACGTTCAAGCAGGACGAGATGTCGGGCTACGAGTGGACGATCACGACCTACCCGGACGCCAACGGCAACACCGTGTACCACTGCGACAAGCTGCCGGTCACGCCCGCTTACACGGGCTCCTGA
- a CDS encoding HK97 gp10 family phage protein, with protein sequence MAARFKMSRKGVGQMLRMPSMQAEMLRRAEVIKGVAIGLSPVDAGGPHPGHYKGSWEASSTARGGRNRDRAVGYVRNGAYYARWVEYSNGHPSGSAHHVLLRAALMGGRNQ encoded by the coding sequence ATGGCAGCACGTTTCAAGATGTCCCGCAAAGGTGTGGGGCAGATGCTGCGGATGCCGTCCATGCAGGCGGAGATGCTGCGCCGCGCCGAGGTCATCAAGGGCGTCGCCATCGGACTCTCCCCGGTGGATGCCGGGGGTCCGCACCCGGGCCACTACAAGGGGTCCTGGGAGGCCAGCAGTACAGCCCGGGGCGGCCGGAACCGCGACCGGGCAGTCGGCTACGTCCGCAACGGCGCCTACTACGCCCGCTGGGTGGAGTACAGCAACGGGCACCCGTCCGGGTCGGCGCACCACGTCCTGCTGCGGGCGGCCCTGATGGGCGGGCGCAACCAGTGA
- a CDS encoding DUF4429 domain-containing protein, whose protein sequence is MDVKGVLGTISFDGEWITIAKTPVGPKPAPVRIRATDITGTRYKPATRLTHGYVQFVLPGSEAAGEKGGILHAGRPPYEDPHSLSIPRKSNDLAENLVAAVEQARS, encoded by the coding sequence GTGGACGTCAAAGGCGTACTCGGCACGATCAGCTTCGACGGGGAATGGATCACCATCGCGAAAACGCCCGTCGGACCGAAACCCGCACCCGTGCGGATCCGGGCCACCGACATCACCGGCACCCGCTACAAGCCAGCCACCCGGCTCACGCACGGCTACGTGCAGTTCGTGCTCCCCGGCAGCGAAGCCGCAGGCGAAAAAGGCGGCATCCTCCATGCGGGCAGGCCCCCATACGAGGACCCGCACAGCCTGTCGATCCCACGGAAGTCGAACGACCTTGCGGAGAATCTCGTCGCCGCGGTCGAGCAGGCCCGCAGCTAG
- a CDS encoding glycosyltransferase family 4 protein, whose amino-acid sequence MHAAPPEHNAGAEHMLVSMLRPLVERGHDVSMWLSRYGKASREYEYRGIKVVPLASRLDFPTAVRKADVLLAHLETVPSASSLARGYGKPLVVVCHNTHRATFRDAAAGGTALAVYNSLWMEREAELFFAEYPKSVRPESSLVVRPPVFAGEYATKPGRAITLVNCNPEKGGKVLKVLAERMPDQQFLAVKGAYGEQILPDLPNVEIVDHVRGEDMREQVYARTRVLLMPSSYESWGRAGCEALASGIPVVAHPTPGLCESLGEAGVFVDRADVAGYEAVLRKLMTAAEYRLASKRAKARSAELDPSADLAAWCSAVESLTQ is encoded by the coding sequence GTGCATGCCGCACCTCCCGAGCACAACGCGGGGGCGGAGCACATGCTCGTCTCCATGCTGCGCCCTTTGGTGGAGCGCGGGCACGACGTGTCGATGTGGCTGTCCCGGTACGGGAAGGCCAGCCGGGAGTACGAGTACCGGGGCATCAAGGTCGTGCCGTTGGCGTCGCGGCTGGACTTCCCGACCGCGGTCCGCAAGGCGGATGTGCTGCTTGCGCATCTGGAGACGGTGCCGTCGGCTTCGTCTCTGGCCCGCGGGTACGGAAAGCCGCTGGTGGTGGTCTGCCACAACACGCACCGGGCGACGTTCCGGGATGCGGCGGCGGGTGGGACTGCGCTGGCGGTCTACAACAGCCTGTGGATGGAGCGGGAGGCGGAACTCTTCTTCGCTGAGTACCCGAAGTCCGTTCGGCCCGAGTCGTCGCTGGTCGTGCGTCCGCCGGTGTTCGCCGGCGAGTACGCGACGAAGCCCGGCAGGGCGATCACGCTGGTCAACTGCAACCCGGAGAAGGGCGGCAAGGTCTTGAAGGTCTTGGCCGAGCGGATGCCGGATCAGCAGTTCCTGGCAGTGAAGGGCGCTTACGGCGAGCAGATCCTCCCGGACCTGCCGAACGTCGAGATCGTGGACCATGTGCGGGGCGAGGACATGCGGGAGCAGGTGTATGCCCGCACCCGCGTGCTGCTGATGCCGTCGTCCTACGAGTCGTGGGGCCGTGCCGGTTGCGAGGCGCTTGCGAGCGGTATCCCCGTGGTCGCGCACCCCACTCCGGGGCTGTGTGAGTCGCTGGGCGAGGCCGGGGTTTTCGTGGACCGGGCGGATGTCGCCGGCTACGAGGCGGTCCTGCGGAAGTTGATGACGGCTGCCGAGTACCGGCTGGCGTCGAAGCGGGCGAAGGCTCGAAGCGCCGAATTGGATCCGTCCGCTGATCTGGCGGCCTGGTGCAGTGCCGTGGAGTCCCTGACCCAGTAG